From Drosophila virilis strain 15010-1051.87 chromosome X, Dvir_AGI_RSII-ME, whole genome shotgun sequence, the proteins below share one genomic window:
- the Vago gene encoding protein Vago: MDYSTARTCLLGFIFVICMGISRATPPFHSYLYNPQYCSDTLSGRQLYVGEVFTRSGQCVRVQCLGTLQLWEDSCKVPGALKGACNVLPPTEANEDYPRCCPMYECKTYESNAQGELEQTNTYDHTGNLRKSHVTELIVISKDRRPGAPDIPAAPARKYHV; encoded by the exons atggaCTACTCGACAGCCAGAACATGCTTACTGGGATTCATATTCGTGATCTGTATGGGCATTAGCCGGGCAACGCCGCCTTTTCATT CATACCTTTATAATCCGCAGTACTGCAGCGACACGCTGAGCGGACGCCAGCTATATGTGGGCGAGGTCTTTACGCGTTCCGGCCAATGTGTGCGCGTCCAGTGTCTGGGCACGCTGCAGCTGTGGGAGGACAG CTGCAAGGTGCCGGGCGCACTGAAGGGCGCCTGCAACGTCCTGCCGCCCACCGAAGCCAATGAGGACTATCCCAGGTGTTGTCCCATGTACGAATGCAAGACGTACGAGTCGAATGCGCAGGGCGAACTGGAACAAACGAATACGTATGATCATACTGGTAATTTGCGCAAATCACATGTGACCGAGCTGATTGTCATCAGCAAGGATCGGCGACCGGGCGCACCAGACATACCCGCAGCACCCGCTCGCAAATACCATGTGTAA
- the LOC6634452 gene encoding growth hormone-inducible transmembrane protein: protein MLLRLALSTARPSGLLLGKSSQAFLKSKPSLNIVRNYARHPVRNTRNPVAVEQPRAPTLKEKLMAPPSANAYSMGKGAVAGAAVVGLGALCYYGVGMGKHTSIADNAIMWPQYVKERIQSSYAFFGGSCILTAASAAAVFRSPRLLSLASRGGLLWTFASLALVVGSGALTRSMQYEPGLGPKHLAWALHCAILGGVIAPLCFLGGPIMTRAALYTGGIVGGLSTIAACAPNDKFLYMGGPLAIGLGVVFASSLASMWLPPTTVIGAGLASMSLYGGLVLFSGFLLYDTQRLVRKAEVYPQYAVAPFDPINASMSIYMDVLNIFIRIATILGGNRRK, encoded by the exons atgttacTACGACTTGCATTGTCGACGGCTCGTCCGAGCGGCCTCTTGCTGGGCAAATCTTCGCAGGCCTTCCTCAAATCAAAGCCCAGCCTCAACATAGTGCGCAACTATGCACGCCATCCTGTGCGCAACACACGCAATCCTGTCGCCGTCGAACAGCCACGTGCGCCCACCCTCAAGGAGAAGCTAATGGCGCCGCCAAGTGCCAACG CTTATTCGATGGGCAAAGGCGCTGTCGCCGGAGCCGCCGTCGTCGGACTCGGCGCACTCTGCTACTACGGCGTCGGCATGGGCAAACACACAAGCATTGCGGACAACGCCAT CATGTGGCCGCAATATGTGAAGGAGCGCATTCAGTCCAGCTACGCCTTCTTTGGGGGCTCTTGTATATTGACGGCTGCCTCCGCGGCGGCTGTGTTTCGCTCGCCACGCCTACTCTCGCTGGCCTCGCGAGGCGGTTTGCTG TGGACATTCGCTTCACTGGCGCTCGTCGTCGGCAGCGGCGCTCTGACGCGCTCGATGCAGTATGAGCCGGGTCTGGGGCCGAAGCACCTGGCCTGGGCGCTGCACTGCGCCATTTTGGGGGGTGTTATTGCGCCCTTGTGCTTTTTGGGCGGTCCGATAATGACGCGCGCTGCACTCTACACTGGAGGCATTGTCGGTGGCCTGTCCACGATCGCTGCGTGTGCTCCAAACGATAAGTTCTTATATATGGGCGGACCGCTGGCCATCGGCCTTGGTGTTGTGTTTGCCTCGTCTCTGGCCTCAATGTGGCTGCCGCCCACGACCGTGATTGGCGCCG GCCTGGCTTCGATGTCCCTTTACGGCGGTCTCGTGCTCTTCAGCGGATTTCTGCTCTACGACACACAACGACTGGTGCGCAAGGCCGAGGTGTATCCACAGTATGCCGTGGCGCCCTTCGATCCCATTAATGC TTCAATGTCCATTTACATGGATGTATTGAATATATTCATACGGATCGCCACTATATTGGGCGGCAATCGTCGAAAGTAG